Proteins encoded by one window of Lathyrus oleraceus cultivar Zhongwan6 chromosome 1, CAAS_Psat_ZW6_1.0, whole genome shotgun sequence:
- the LOC127107683 gene encoding uncharacterized protein LOC127107683 — protein sequence MASDATVLSIKVMNQDLVKLDRFDGTNYTRWQDKMTFLLTALKVHYVLDPDLAPIHEPSENESEEVKKECKKRKEDELLCHGHILNTLSDRLYDLYTDNPSAIEIWKAIEFKFKAKEEDCKPILPQVHELQVLVNKIKAVKIYIPETFQVGAIIAKLPPSWKGYRKKLLHSSEEFSLEKIQKHLRIEEESKEREKSESTGLSKANAVSTKGKKKHDGIKSHLGPKEEHNKFKNAGGHKGPKSGYFVCGKPGHYARDFRHNKSKNKINAVHENDT from the exons ATGGCTTCCGACGCTACAGTTTTAAGCATCAAGGTCATGAATCAAGATCTTGTCAAGTTGGATCGCTTTGATGGAACCAACTATACCAGATGGCAAGACAAGATGACATTCCTACTGACTGCCCTGAAAGTTCACTATGTCTTAGATCCTGACTTAGCACCAATTCATGAACCATCAGAAAATGAATCTGAAGAAGTCAAGAAAGAGTGCAAGAAACGTAAGGAGGACGAACTATTATGTCATGGACATATTCTGAATACACTGTCTGATCGTCTCTACGACCTCTATACGGATAATCCCTCTGCAATAGAAATCTGGAAAGCCATCGAATTCAAGTTCAAGGCCAAAGAGGAAG ACTGCAAGCCCATTCTTCCCCAAGTTCATGAGTTGCAAGTCCTcgtgaataaaataaaagcgGTGAAAATATACATCCCTGAGACCTTTCAAGTCGGTGCAATCATTGCAAAATTGCCACCTTCATGGAAAGGCTACAGAAAGAAATTGTTGCACAGTTCTGAGGAATTCTCTTTGGAGAAAATCCAGAAACATCTTCGAATCGAGGAGGAATCGAAGGAGAGGGAGAAATCAGAATCTACGGGTCTTTCTAAAGCCAATGCCGTGAGCACCAAAGGAAAGAAGAAACATGATGGCATAAAGAGTCATCTTGGACCAAAGGAGGAACATAATAAGTTCAAGAATGCTGGAGGTCATAAGGGTCCGAAAAGCGGATATTTTGTTTGTGGAAAACCTGGACACTATGCTAGAGATTTCAGGCACAACAAGTCAAAAAATAAGATCAATGCAGTTCATGAAAATGATACATAA